A window of Roseiflexus castenholzii DSM 13941 genomic DNA:
ACGCCGATTGCGCATCGGAGGGAGGATCGTCAGCGCGACGCCGAAAGCGGTTCGTGCCGGGGACCGGCTCCATAACCACTCGCGGACGTGGCACAAACAGCAGATCGAGCGCTTCGCGTACCGAGATCTGATCGTTTGCCCAAGCGTATACTCTGGCGATTCGCAGCGCCGTTCGTTTGCTGGTCCGCCCTACCCGCAGAATCCGCATATAGGTGGCATAGGGCAGACCGGTCAACCGACAGAACTCACCTGGCTTCGGCGCGATAGTTGCGATGCGTTCTGCAAAATCAGGACGCGGCGCATAGGTTTGTGCAAGTTCGTATGGGTGCGGCATAGATCCCACGCGCTTTCCATCACAAGAACGGAACCTTTCGTCAGGCGACGAATTTGTAGCCTAGATTGCGCACGGTGATAATATGGCGCGGCGATTCGCCATCGGATTCGATTTTCGCGCGCAGCCGGCGCACGTAGACGGCGACCAGATTACTTTCGCCTTCGTAGTCGTATCCCCATACTTTGTTGAGAATCTGGTCAGGACTCAGGACGCGCCCTGAGTTTTGCATCAGATAGTAGAGCAGGCGAAATTCAATCGGAGTGAGCACGACGTGGCGGCCATCTTCAAACAGAACCGTATGCTCGATCGGATCGAGCGTCAGCGGTCCCTGTGAAATCCGCGTCACCGGGTTGACCATATCGCTATTGCGCCGCCGCAGCACTGCTTCGACGCGCGCCAGCAACTCGGCCGGTTCGAAGGGTTTCACCAGATAATCATCACCGCCAATTTGCAGCCCGGTGACGCGATCCTGCAACTGACCGCTGCCGGTGACGAAAATAATCGGCACGTCCGACATACGACGGATCTGGCGGCAGATATCGAAGCCGCTGACCTTCGGCATCCCGACATCGAGCAACACCAGATCGGGGGTGCGTTGTTCGATCGCATGCAACACGCCTGCCGCGTCGTAGGCTTTGATGACTCGGTATCCGGCATCCTCGAGCAAAAAGGACGTCAGTTTGACACTGGCCAGATCATCGTCGGCGACCAGGATTTCCATTGGATTCTCCTTCTACGGTGCAACAACCGTCTCCCTCAAGAGATAATCGCCGTATCGCGTTTCAGTATACGGCGGTGTATTACCAAAACATTACAAAGGTGTCATCTCCGATGACGTTCATAGGAGCGCAACCCATGGATGATGCAACCAGAGGGCGAATGCGGCGCAACCGACGCCCAACCGAGGACGAGCGTTTGCTGGCGCGCCCCCGCGCCACTACCGAATTTCTCAGCACCGATACCTGGCGCGTGCTGCGTATTATGGGGGAGTTTGTCGATGGCTTCGAGACACTGGCGGATGTCGGTCCGGCAGTGACGATTTTCGGCTCGGCGCGAGTGAGCGCCGATAACCCGCTGTACCAGACCGCAGTCGATGTGGCGCGAACGCTCGGTGAAGCAGGTTTTACCATCATCACCGGCGGCGGACCGGGCATCATGGAGGCGGGGAATCGCGGCGCGCGCGAAGCCGGAGCGCGTTCGGTCGGTCTCAATATTGAACTTCCCTTTGAGCAGCACCTCAATCCGTATGTTGACACCTCGGTGACGTTTCGCTACTTCTTTGTGCGAAAGATGATGCTGGTCAAGTATGCGCAGGCGTTCGTCATCTTTCCCGGCGGCTTTGGGACGCTCGATGAACTCTTCGAGGCGCTGACCCTGGTGCAAACCGGAAAGGTGCGCAACTTTCCGATCATTCTGTTTGGCAGCGCCTACTGGAGCGGCTTGCTGACCTGGCTGCGCGAAACGGTATTGCCTGCGCGCAACATTGCTGCCGCCGACGTCGATCTCCTGATCGTCAGCGACTCGGTCGAAGAAGTGCGCGACTTGATCGTGCGATCAACATATGATGCGCAATGGCGCGCCGGAACTGAAGCGGCGGCGCAGGAGGTCACCCGCCGCGTCCTGGAGAGACGATCCGATAACCCCTAATACCAATGACCTGTGACCATCCGGCATGGTCACCCCGCGCAGCGCGAGGGGTCGTGCGCGACCCGCGCCGATTCCTCGCTGCGTTTACCCTGAGCGAAGCGAAGGGCTCGGAATGACACGCATGCGGCATCTTCAATCGTCATTGGTATAACTCTTGCTCAACACCAGGCGCACCCCCAACCGCGCGTAGATCGCCTGCGCCAGGGTCCAGGCATCCGGCATGATCACCGGACAGTTGTCGGCGGTATCGACCGCCAGACTGTGGATCAGGCTCCGATGAGGCGGCGGCAGCGGATGCGCCGGAAGCACAAGACGCGCCCCATCGCATCGCGCCGCCAGGGTTGGCGTCGCTGCCTGCGCGTATCCCCGGAGCAACGCTTCGGTCTCATTGATTGTGCGCAACATGGCGCCTGCGGCAACCAGCGCATAGCGCGGAACGCCGCGTCCACGCCGCCGCCGGATGACCTGTCCCTGCCGCACTACACATCCAACGACGCCGTTGCGTGTCTCTTCCGGGACAGGAACCCAGTCGAGGCGTTGCGGATCGAACACGCTCCATCGTTCGTTGTCCGGCAACGGATGCCAGAACGCGACACCCGCAGGAACCGGCGGCGGCAGCGGAGGAAGCGCGCGAACGCGATCTTCCAGCGTGCGCACACGAAATCCGCGTTCACGCAGCCGCGCCAGCAGCCCATCCCGCCGCCAGGAGCGTAACGTGAACAACCGCCCCTCCAGATCGCCCTCACGCTTCAGTAGCGTATTTGCGCGAGTATCACGCACAACGAATCGTCCTGGCGCGATTTCGTCGATGTCATATGGTCGATCGATGGATTTCATCTTATCATCTGCATAGAACCTCACTCGCCTTCGTTCGAAGCGGTCACAACAATGTCCGCAACCGTCGTCTCAGCGTAGCGCCGATCAGTTGCGATCAGGTCGTGACGGATCTGCGCCATTTCGACGAGATGCGCTCGTTCGTGCGAAATGAGCCAGTTCGCCTGGTGCAACAGATTGATCACCCCATACACCTCGTGATACCCTTCGCGATGCCAGGCGGCGCTGGTCAACCCACGCAACAGACTCAACGTCTGCGCGCGTGTCGTATGATAGGCATCGAGCACAGCATCTATCGGTTGGTCGCGGTACATTGCCGCAGATTCGAGCGATGGCGGGTGTGCGGGTGAAAGCGTCGGCTGATTGGTTTCGAGGAGCAACCAGGCGCGCTGACGAAAGATCGCGTCCATATCGGCAAGATGACCGATCAACTCCTTAAGCGATGGCGTGGCGTCGTTCAGGCGACGCGCGAGGAAATCGTCGTCGAGACCCGCCACAAGGGTGCGCAGCGCCTCTTCCGTCCGTTCCAGAAATGCCATAATCGCATGCGGACCAAGCGTACCCATCGCTTCAATGGCCCGAAATGCCCGATGCGCTTCGGGAACGGTGCCACAGCGTCGGCAGGCGCCTTCGAGTTTACCTTCGCAGATCTCGCCACACGTCGTACAGACGAACAGATCGCCAAGCTCCCCGGCGCGCAGATCGCGTCCCTCACTTACGGCGCGCTGCGCCCGCGCCAGCAACTCCCGCGCAAGCGGCGTCACGCCGGTGATCCGATCAGCGTCGATATCACCAATGACTGCGCCAGAAAAGGCGCTGACGACATTTTCAGCCGTCGAGCGCACCCAATTCAAACGACGAAACGCCTGACCGGCGCGCGCCAGTCGCGCAGCGCTCAACGCATCGAACAAGCGGGCAAGATTGAAACGATGCTCTCGCCGCGCCTGTTCCGCCCATAAATGGTATGCGACATGTCCCATGCTCCCGAGAGCGAACATCTGGCGCGCTTCACGATCCGAATCGGTCATACGGCAATACGCTTCTTTGTTCAATCGGAACCATCTGGCATGCATTGTACCGCATCTCATGAAAGAGCGCCGCGCAGACGCATGACCTGCGGTTCCCTCGCACCGCTCAGGCGGGACGTACCGGTCGCAGTGCGACCCTTCGTTGCCCCATCACCCGGCATAAGCGACATCCATAAGCGCAGTATAATAAGCAGTCGGTTTTGAACCCGGCAGTGCTCGACAAGTGCGCATTCCGCCAGATGGCACATAACACCAAAAGACGCGGAATGCCAGCCATGCGACGATGCGCGTTGCGCTCATCCACGACTATCTCAACCAGTACGGCGGCGCCGAGCGGGTGCTCGAAGCGCTGCACGACCTGTTTCCCGACGCGCCGGTCTTTACGTCGATCTATG
This region includes:
- a CDS encoding response regulator transcription factor yields the protein MEILVADDDLASVKLTSFLLEDAGYRVIKAYDAAGVLHAIEQRTPDLVLLDVGMPKVSGFDICRQIRRMSDVPIIFVTGSGQLQDRVTGLQIGGDDYLVKPFEPAELLARVEAVLRRRNSDMVNPVTRISQGPLTLDPIEHTVLFEDGRHVVLTPIEFRLLYYLMQNSGRVLSPDQILNKVWGYDYEGESNLVAVYVRRLRAKIESDGESPRHIITVRNLGYKFVA
- a CDS encoding LOG family protein, whose product is MDDATRGRMRRNRRPTEDERLLARPRATTEFLSTDTWRVLRIMGEFVDGFETLADVGPAVTIFGSARVSADNPLYQTAVDVARTLGEAGFTIITGGGPGIMEAGNRGAREAGARSVGLNIELPFEQHLNPYVDTSVTFRYFFVRKMMLVKYAQAFVIFPGGFGTLDELFEALTLVQTGKVRNFPIILFGSAYWSGLLTWLRETVLPARNIAAADVDLLIVSDSVEEVRDLIVRSTYDAQWRAGTEAAAQEVTRRVLERRSDNP
- a CDS encoding DinB family protein, which codes for MTDSDREARQMFALGSMGHVAYHLWAEQARREHRFNLARLFDALSAARLARAGQAFRRLNWVRSTAENVVSAFSGAVIGDIDADRITGVTPLARELLARAQRAVSEGRDLRAGELGDLFVCTTCGEICEGKLEGACRRCGTVPEAHRAFRAIEAMGTLGPHAIMAFLERTEEALRTLVAGLDDDFLARRLNDATPSLKELIGHLADMDAIFRQRAWLLLETNQPTLSPAHPPSLESAAMYRDQPIDAVLDAYHTTRAQTLSLLRGLTSAAWHREGYHEVYGVINLLHQANWLISHERAHLVEMAQIRHDLIATDRRYAETTVADIVVTASNEGE